One part of the Lotus japonicus ecotype B-129 chromosome 2, LjGifu_v1.2 genome encodes these proteins:
- the LOC130735628 gene encoding uncharacterized protein LOC130735628: MYVSSSQLPIPSTNVPFTTFKRIKAPSTKVFSYINQFPPELHCYINDIIDVVPDGNCGFRALAALLGQEEHNWAQIRIDLAKELQEFHHEYVALYGSIERVNQLLDSLYTIPGMLVTPDKWMSLPDMGYLIATKFKLVFLVLSNCGCITFFPLRGHTSPMRNHKIIAVGLVNSCHFVQVHLKDGHPIPPIASKWHTHCHAHARHWELPYLKRIQQFKWQVERKQFKSRCRHYE; encoded by the exons ATGTATGTCTCTTCCTCTCAACTACCTATTCCTTCAACCAATGTTCCTTTCACAACATTTAAGCGCATAAAGGCTCCATCTACTAAAGTTTTCTCATACATTAACCAGTTTCCGCCAGAGCTTCATTGTTACATTAATGACATCATTGATGTTGTCCCGGATGGAAATTGTGGATTTAGAGCTCTTGCTGCATTACTAGGTCAAGAGGAACACAACTGGGCTCAGATTCGAATTGATTTGGCTAAAGAGCTCCAAGAATTTCATCATGAGTATGTTGCATTGTATGGCTCCATTGAACGTGTCAATCAACTACTTGACTCACTCTACACCATTCCTGGGATGTTGGTGACACCGGATAAATGGATGTCTCTTCCAGATATGGGATATCTTATTGCTACAAAGTTTAAATTGGTTTTTCTTGTACTATCAAATTGTGGATGTATAACATTTTTCCCACTCAGAGGTCACACATCACCTATGCGCAATCATAAAATTATTGCTGTTGGACTTGTTAATAGTTGTCACTTTGTGCAG GTTCACTTAAAGGATGGTCACCCAATACCCCCTATTGCCTCGAAATGGCACACTCATTGTCATGCACATGCTCGTCATTGGGAGTTACCATATTTGAAACGCATACAACAATTCAAATGGCAAGTAGAAAGAAAACAATTTAAGTCAAGATGTAGACATTACgaataa